The following are encoded together in the Osmia lignaria lignaria isolate PbOS001 chromosome 13, iyOsmLign1, whole genome shotgun sequence genome:
- the Nsun5 gene encoding nop2/Sun-like domain containing protein 5 isoform X1, which produces MTRGFVHSVKVPRLYKAAAKILQEVHETHASLKSLTYSQRHPNVSAIYSLCLNALQKKEQLNQLLNKTHLLMNEPRLDPWLARILITELLWGKKVLKAECRPVQTIRSYENLLKDELSAINNVQVPETSIKKVRKARYVRINTLLLPLKKGISYFEEEGWSLLPTCSNYTEHLEAVKNLQKPHFIQDFHVPELLVFPVDTTFHDNSRYLNGELILQDKASCLPAKLLNPKPGSVVLDMCAAPGMKSTHLAALMNNLGKIYAVELNEHRYASLCEQVKLTGASCINAILKDAVTLNANEYSDVEYILVDPSCSGSGMLDRQAMYGDEKLNEQRLKRLQAFQVFLLRHALLNFPNVKRVVYSTCSINQEENEEVIDEILTDVQDAYALVNIKDLFKENWLHYSSEKFACSSKCLYSNLEVDLCNGFFVAVFERNVGVPLPPYRSKFSTNNEQLTENGESNVKEPTATRKRKKRGKRRSMNFVETPIEDNFIPLERGISSPINVSSDSIVIVDEISANEVEEIEPDFVVEKKKIEPEPVVKKKKIQPESAVKKKKIESEPIVKKKKVQPKSLVKKKKIQLESVVQKKKIICKMKKQINGKTPFKKLKKVGKVSKKAKKTVSP; this is translated from the exons ATGACTCGCGGATTTGTACATTCTGTTAAAGTCCCACGACTTTACAAAGCAGCGGCTAAAATTCTCCAAGAAGTCCATGAGACGCATGCCAGTCTTAAATCATTGACTTATTCACAGAGACATCCT AATGTATCGGCAATATATTCGTTGTGTTTGAATGCATTGCAAAAGAAAGAACAATTAAATcaacttttaaataaaactcATCTGTTGATGAACGAGCCGCGTTTGGATCCATGGTTAGCAAGAATTCTTATAACAGAATTACTTTGGGGTAAAAAAGTTCTGAAAGCAGAATGCAGGCCTGTTCAGACTATACGTTCCTATGAGAACCTGTTGAAGGATGAATTGAGCGCTATTAACAATGTTCAAGTGCCTGAAACATCAATTAAAAAag tACGAAAAGCAAGATACGTTCGCATCAACACTTTGCTATTACCATTAAAGAAGGGAATATCATATTTCGAAGAGGAAGGATGGTCTCTCCTACCAACATGTTCAAATTATACAGAACATCTAGAAGCCGTAAAAAATTTACAGAAACCACATTTCATTCAGGATTTTCATGTTCCAGAATTACTCGTCTTTCCAGTAGACACAACTTTCCATGATAATTCTAGATATCTAAATGGCGAACTTATTTTGCAAGATAAG GCTAGTTGCCTTCCAGCAAAGTTGTTGAATCCAAAACCTGGATCAGTGGTTCTTGATATGTGCGCAGCTCCTGGAATGAAATCCACTCATTTGGCTGCATTAATGAATAATTTAGG GAAAATTTATGCGGTTGAGTTAAATGAACACAGATATGCTTCCTTATGCGAGCAAGTAAAACTGACTGGTGCTTCTTGCATCAATGCTATTTTAAAAGATGCAGTAACACTCAATGCAAACGAATATTCAGACGTGGAATACATTTTGGTTGATCCATCATGTTCTGGATCgg gtaTGTTGGATAGACAGGCAATGTATGGAGACGAAAAGCTTAACGAACAGCGTCTTAAGCGATTGCAAGCGTTTCAAGTATTTCTATTGCGACACGCACTTTTGAATTTTCCCAACGTGAAAAGGGTCGTTTATAGTACTTGCTCCATCAATcaagaagaaaacgaagaagtGATAGATGAAATTTTAACTGACGTGCAGGATGCGTATGCGCTTGTAAACATCAAGGATTTGTTCAAAGAAAATTGGTTGCATTATAGCTCAGAGAAATTTGCATGTTCAAGCAAGTGTCTTTATTCAAACTTGGAAGTAGATCTCTGTAATGGCTTTTTCGTCGCAGTATTCGAGAGAAACGTCGGCGTTCCTTTACCACCGTACAGATCGAAATTTAGCACGAATAACGAGCAATTAACAGAAAACGGTGAATCTAACGTTAAAGAGCCAACTGCAACCAGGAAACGAAAGAAACGTGGAAAAAGGAGGAGCATGAATTTCGTGGAGACTCCCATAGAAGATAATTTTATACCACTTGAGAGGGGTATTTCGAGCCCTATCAATGTTTCATCCGATTCAATTGTCATCGTGGACGAAATATCTGCGAATGAAGTGGAAGAAATTGAGCCCGACTTTGTagtggaaaagaagaaaattgagcCCGAGCCTGtagtaaaaaagaagaaaattcagcCCGAGTCTGcagtaaaaaagaagaaaattgagtCCGAGCCTatagtaaaaaagaagaaagttcaGCCCAAGTCTctagtgaaaaagaaaaaaattcagcTCGAGTCTGTagtgcaaaagaagaaaattatttgcaaGATGAAGAAGCAAATTAATGGGAAGACACCGTTTAAGAAACTGAAAAAAGTTGGTAAGGTGTCAAAAAAAGCGAAGAAGACAGTTTCTCCTTAG
- the Nsun5 gene encoding nop2/Sun-like domain containing protein 5 isoform X2, with product MNEPRLDPWLARILITELLWGKKVLKAECRPVQTIRSYENLLKDELSAINNVQVPETSIKKVRKARYVRINTLLLPLKKGISYFEEEGWSLLPTCSNYTEHLEAVKNLQKPHFIQDFHVPELLVFPVDTTFHDNSRYLNGELILQDKASCLPAKLLNPKPGSVVLDMCAAPGMKSTHLAALMNNLGKIYAVELNEHRYASLCEQVKLTGASCINAILKDAVTLNANEYSDVEYILVDPSCSGSGMLDRQAMYGDEKLNEQRLKRLQAFQVFLLRHALLNFPNVKRVVYSTCSINQEENEEVIDEILTDVQDAYALVNIKDLFKENWLHYSSEKFACSSKCLYSNLEVDLCNGFFVAVFERNVGVPLPPYRSKFSTNNEQLTENGESNVKEPTATRKRKKRGKRRSMNFVETPIEDNFIPLERGISSPINVSSDSIVIVDEISANEVEEIEPDFVVEKKKIEPEPVVKKKKIQPESAVKKKKIESEPIVKKKKVQPKSLVKKKKIQLESVVQKKKIICKMKKQINGKTPFKKLKKVGKVSKKAKKTVSP from the exons ATGAACGAGCCGCGTTTGGATCCATGGTTAGCAAGAATTCTTATAACAGAATTACTTTGGGGTAAAAAAGTTCTGAAAGCAGAATGCAGGCCTGTTCAGACTATACGTTCCTATGAGAACCTGTTGAAGGATGAATTGAGCGCTATTAACAATGTTCAAGTGCCTGAAACATCAATTAAAAAag tACGAAAAGCAAGATACGTTCGCATCAACACTTTGCTATTACCATTAAAGAAGGGAATATCATATTTCGAAGAGGAAGGATGGTCTCTCCTACCAACATGTTCAAATTATACAGAACATCTAGAAGCCGTAAAAAATTTACAGAAACCACATTTCATTCAGGATTTTCATGTTCCAGAATTACTCGTCTTTCCAGTAGACACAACTTTCCATGATAATTCTAGATATCTAAATGGCGAACTTATTTTGCAAGATAAG GCTAGTTGCCTTCCAGCAAAGTTGTTGAATCCAAAACCTGGATCAGTGGTTCTTGATATGTGCGCAGCTCCTGGAATGAAATCCACTCATTTGGCTGCATTAATGAATAATTTAGG GAAAATTTATGCGGTTGAGTTAAATGAACACAGATATGCTTCCTTATGCGAGCAAGTAAAACTGACTGGTGCTTCTTGCATCAATGCTATTTTAAAAGATGCAGTAACACTCAATGCAAACGAATATTCAGACGTGGAATACATTTTGGTTGATCCATCATGTTCTGGATCgg gtaTGTTGGATAGACAGGCAATGTATGGAGACGAAAAGCTTAACGAACAGCGTCTTAAGCGATTGCAAGCGTTTCAAGTATTTCTATTGCGACACGCACTTTTGAATTTTCCCAACGTGAAAAGGGTCGTTTATAGTACTTGCTCCATCAATcaagaagaaaacgaagaagtGATAGATGAAATTTTAACTGACGTGCAGGATGCGTATGCGCTTGTAAACATCAAGGATTTGTTCAAAGAAAATTGGTTGCATTATAGCTCAGAGAAATTTGCATGTTCAAGCAAGTGTCTTTATTCAAACTTGGAAGTAGATCTCTGTAATGGCTTTTTCGTCGCAGTATTCGAGAGAAACGTCGGCGTTCCTTTACCACCGTACAGATCGAAATTTAGCACGAATAACGAGCAATTAACAGAAAACGGTGAATCTAACGTTAAAGAGCCAACTGCAACCAGGAAACGAAAGAAACGTGGAAAAAGGAGGAGCATGAATTTCGTGGAGACTCCCATAGAAGATAATTTTATACCACTTGAGAGGGGTATTTCGAGCCCTATCAATGTTTCATCCGATTCAATTGTCATCGTGGACGAAATATCTGCGAATGAAGTGGAAGAAATTGAGCCCGACTTTGTagtggaaaagaagaaaattgagcCCGAGCCTGtagtaaaaaagaagaaaattcagcCCGAGTCTGcagtaaaaaagaagaaaattgagtCCGAGCCTatagtaaaaaagaagaaagttcaGCCCAAGTCTctagtgaaaaagaaaaaaattcagcTCGAGTCTGTagtgcaaaagaagaaaattatttgcaaGATGAAGAAGCAAATTAATGGGAAGACACCGTTTAAGAAACTGAAAAAAGTTGGTAAGGTGTCAAAAAAAGCGAAGAAGACAGTTTCTCCTTAG